From Microbacterium rhizosphaerae:
TTTTGTCAAGAGGTTGATGCAGAGGAGTCCGAATGACACGCGTTGAACCACCCCGCACGGCGGTCGTGACCGGCGCCGGTACAGGCATCGGACGCGCGACGGCGCGGGCGTTCCTCGATGCCGGCTGGGCCGTCGCCTTGGCCGGCCGCACGCTCGGAACGCTGATCGAGGCCGGGGCGCAGCATCCGCTCGCCCTCCCCGTCGTCGCGGACGTGACGGATGCCGACTCCGTGCGCGCCCTGTTCGCCGCCGTCGTCGAGCGCTTCGGGCGGGTCGACGTCGTCTTCAACAACGCCGGTGTCCCCGGACCCGCGGGCGCCGTCGACGAGATCGACCTCGTCGAGTGGGAGCGCACCATGGCGGTCAACGTCACCGGCGCGATGCGGGTGGCCGCCGAGGCGGTGCGCACGATGAAGGCGCAGACGCCGCAGGGAGGCCGCATCCTGAACAACGGCTCGATCGCCGCCCACCGTCCGCGCCCGCGGACGGTCGCGTATGCCGTCTCCAAGCACGCGATGACCGGGCTGACGCGGTCGATCGCGCTCGACGGGCGGCCGTTCGGCATCACGTGCGGACAGATCGACATCGGGAACGCGGCGACCGACCTGCTCGCGGACCTCGGCGAGGGCCGCGGCTTCACGCAGCCCGACGGCATCATCCGTCCCGAGCCCGTGTTCGACGTCGCCGACGCGGCGCGCGCGGTCGTCCTGATGGCCGAGCTGCCACCCGACGCCGTGATCGGATCATTGACGATCACCGCGGCCGGCATGCCCTTCGACGGACGCGGCTGAGCCGGCGCATCGGGTCAGCTCGGGTGCACCCCGAACGCCACCGCGAGCTTCTCGATCTTCTGCGCGCGGCCGAGGCGCGGCAGGTCGCTGCCGTCGCGAACCACGCGGCCGCGGCTCTCGAAGTCGGCGAGGAAGTCGAGCGCCCACGCGACCTCGCTCGGGGTCGGGCTGATGACCTCGTTGATGACGGGCGCCTGCTCCGCCGCGAGGCAGAGCTTGCCGGTCATGCCCATCGAGACCGTGATCGCGGAGTGCTCGCGCAGCGTGGGCATGCTGTTGCCGACGGTCGGCCCGTCGATGGGTCCGGGAAGGCCACCGACGCGGCTCGCGATGACGAGGCGTGCGCGCGGGTACGCCATGGCCTCGGCGTCGGCGCTCATGCCCGTGTCCCGGCGGAAGTCGCCGCTGCCGAACGCGAGGCGGAAGGAGCCGCGCGCCTTGGCGATGTGCGCCGCGTCCTCCATGCCCACCGCGGACTCGATGAGGGCGACGACGGGCACGGTGCCGCCGAGACGGTCGAAGGACGAGGTGACCTGGTCGGGCGTCTCGGTCTTGGCGAGCATGATGCCGAGCAGGGTCGGGATGCCGGCGAGCACGGCGAGGTCGTCGCTCCAGAACGGGCTCGCCACGTCGTTGACGCGGACCCACGCCCGGCCGCCGCCGCGCAGCCAATCGGCGACATCCTGGCGGGCCTGGGGCTTGTTGGAGGGGTCGACCGCGTCCTCGATGTCGAGCACGACGGCATCGGCGCGGGAGGCCGCATTCTCGTCGAACAGGTCGACGCGCGTACCGGGCACGAGCAGCCAGGAGCGGGCGATCGCGGGGTCGACCGGCCGGTGCGCCGCCATCTGCCGTGCCGCGGTGACGAGCGTCCGCCCGTCGTCGGAGCTGTCGAGGCTCTCGGGGCCGCTGCCGTAGGGGTCTGCCGACATCACGCACTTCTTCCGTCTGATGGAATAAGAATTCTGTATACCGGACTACGGTATCACCCGGCGGATTCCGGGAACAGGGCCCGGATCCCGTGGGTCGCGCGTCACCCGCAGGTCGCGCGCATCCATCCCCTCATCGCGCGACCGTCTGCCAGCCTAACGCGGGCACCCGGCGACACGAATCCCTGCACGTCATGCCTGGTATCCGTCGGGACGCCCGACCGTGCCGAGAGGGAGCAGCGGAGGTCAGTGGATGCCGAGAGCGGTCGGTCCGCCCGTGCCGCCCACGACCGGGAACTCGCGGCCGCACCGCACGCACACCCACCCGCCTTCGACGTCGCGGAGCACGGTGTCGTCGTCCGGGCAGCGCGGGTGGACAGCCTCGCCGAGCTGCATGGGGGTGTCGAACATCGCGGGGGCCTCCCTCGGCTTGTGTGGTTCCACTATGCGGGCGGTCGGACGACGGATGCGCCGCATGAGAGCACTCTCACCGAGCGCCGGGACACCGTCTCATCGGGACCTCGGCCGCCGACGCTCTAGACTCGATCCTTGGAGTCCGGATTCCGGGCCTCGCCGACTTGGCGCAATTGGTAGCGCACCGTACTTGTAATACGGGGGTTACGGGTTCGAGTCCCGTAGTCGGCTCTCACGCGGCGTCGACCGAGTCCCGTCGTCGCCTCTAGGGGGTAGCCGTCGGCGTGGGCGTCGGCGTCGGCACCGTCGACTTGTAGTAGCTGTTGCTCGCGATCGTCAGCACGAACTGCGCGAACTCGGCCGGGTCGTCCAGCGCACCCATGTAGGGCGTGCCGTTCACGAGCACGAGCGGCGTGCCGGTGAGGGAGACGCCCTTCGTGCCGGGAACGCCGGACACCGCGCGATCGGTCACGGTCTTGACCCACGCAGCGTAGTCCTCGTTCTGGATGCACGAGCGCACGGTCTTGGGATCGCTGGCCCCGGAGGCGGCCGCGAGGTCAGCGAGCGCCGCATCCGTCAGCCCGTCCGAGTCGGCGGACGGCTGCTTCACCAGCAGCTCGTTGGCGTACGCGAAGAAGGAATCCGGCGAGTGCGTCGCCACGCAGGCCGCGGCGCTCGCGGAGCGCAGGGAGTACTTGGTGCCGTTCGACTTCGCGGTCAGCATCGCGACCGGGTAGTACGTCAGTTTCGCGGCGTCCTCCGTGACCCACTTCTTGAGCTGCTGGACGTTGGCCACCTGGAACTGGCGCGCCCCGACCGAGAGGAAGTCGACGTAGACGCGGATATCGACCGGAGCCGCCGCGGAGGACGACGGCGTCGGCGTGGGCGTCGCCGGATCGGCTGCGGGAGAAGGCGTCGGGGTCGGCGTGGCGCCGGAGCCGACCTGGCCGACGGTGCTCGCGATTCCCGCCACGCTCGTGATGTGGAATCCGTCGTTGCTGAGGTTCTGCGGCTCGGCCTGCGGCTTGGCCGCGGTGGACGCGAACGCCCAGGTCACCGACGCCGCGAGGGCGCCGACGAGGATGACGATGCCGGCGACGATCCATGCGCGCCGCGCGCGGCGTGCGCGCGCCTGCTGGGCCTGGACCTGCTGGGCCTTCTCGCGCACCGCCTCTCGGCGCTGGCTCGAGGGGGTGTTCGAAGAACCGTCGCTCGACATGAAACCTCTTGAGAATGCGGGCGCCGGGGCTGTCCCGGCGAGGGTCGCGCACGGGCAGGCGACCGACGTCGATGCTAGCCAGACAGGCTGAGAAATGCCCAGACGTCGTGTACGAGCAGCCCGCCGGTCGAGGCTCTCAGCCGGGCATGTCATAATGGCGCAACGCCCGACGATGGGCGTGCGGGCAGCGTCCCGCCTCATCCTCACTACGGATCGTCCGGCACGTACCTGCCGGTGAAGGAGAAGAAAATGGCTACGGTCACGTTCGACAACGCAACCCGCCTCTACCCGGGCGGCACCCGTCCCGCGGTCGACAAGATCAGCCTCGAGGTCGGAGACGGCGAGTTCCTCGTCCTCGTCGGCCCCTCGGGCTGCGGCAAGTCCACCACCCTGCGCATGCTCGCCGGCCTCGAAGAGGTCAACTCGGGCCGCATCCTCATCGGCGACCGCGATGTCACGGACATCCCGCCGAAGGACCGCGACATCGCGATGGTGTTCCAGAACTACGCGCTGTACCCGCACATGACCGTCGCCGAGAACATGGGCTTCGCCCTGAAGATCGCCGGCGTGGGCAAGGAGGAGCGCGCCGCGCGCGTCCTCGAGGCCGCCAAGCTCCTCGACCTCGAGCCGTACCTGACCCGCAAGCCGAAGGCGCTCTCGGGTGGTCAGCGTCAGCGCGTCGCCATGGGTCGCGCCATCGTCCGCAACCCGCAGGTGTTCCTCATGGACGAGCCGCTGTCGAACCTCGACGCGAAGCTGCGCGTGCAGACCCGCACCCAGATCGCGTCGCTCACGCGTCGCCTGGGCGTCACCACGGTCTACGTCACCCACGACCAGACCGAGGCGCTCACGATGGGCGACCGCATCGCGGTGCTGAAGGACGGCGTCCTGCAGCAGGTCGGCAACCCGCGCGACCTGTACGCCTCCCCGAAGAACGTCTTCGTCGCCGGCTTCATCGGCTCCCCCGCCATGAACCTCTTCACCACCGACGTCGTCGACGGCGGCGTGAAGTTCGGCCAGTCGGTCGTCGCCGTCGAGCGCGAGACCCTCGCGAACACCGGCTCGCAGGTCACGATCGGCGTCCGCCCCGAGGACATCCAGGTCTCGACCTCGTCGGCCGAAGGCCTCGAGGTCGTCGTCGACCTCGTCGAGGAGCTCGGCGCCGACGGCTACCTGTACGGCCACGCCGACATCAACGGCAAGCGGACGGACATCGTCGCGCGCGTCGACGGCCGCATCCACCCGAACGCGGGTGAGACGGTGAACCTGACGCCGACGCCGCACCACGTCCACCTGTTCGACCTCGAGTCGGGCGAGCGCCTCGGCACGAAGGCCGTCGCCTCCGCGTAACAATCGAACGACACGGCGCGGGCGGGATCGATGCATCCCCCCGCGCCGCGTCGTTTCCCGCCCGCCCCCACGGAGGCCCCATGCCGGACGCCCTGAGCATCACCGCGAGCGCCATCGATCCCGGTCTCCTCGCACTCCCGTGGTCGACGACTCTCGCGGACTGGCCCAAGCGCGACATCGTCTACCTGCCCAAGGGCATCTCACGGCACCTCGTGCGCTTCGCGAACCTGTCCGGCCACGTCGTCGCCATCAAGGAGACGACCGAGGAGATGGCTCGCCGCGAGTACGAGATGCTCGGCAACCTGCACCGCCTCGCGGTCCCGTGCGTCGAGCGGGTCGCGGTGATCGCGGGGAGGACGGATGCCACGGGCGAGCCGTTGCCCGCCGCCCTCGTGACGGCGCACCTGCGCTTCTCGCTCCCCTATCG
This genomic window contains:
- a CDS encoding SDR family oxidoreductase, which translates into the protein MTRVEPPRTAVVTGAGTGIGRATARAFLDAGWAVALAGRTLGTLIEAGAQHPLALPVVADVTDADSVRALFAAVVERFGRVDVVFNNAGVPGPAGAVDEIDLVEWERTMAVNVTGAMRVAAEAVRTMKAQTPQGGRILNNGSIAAHRPRPRTVAYAVSKHAMTGLTRSIALDGRPFGITCGQIDIGNAATDLLADLGEGRGFTQPDGIIRPEPVFDVADAARAVVLMAELPPDAVIGSLTITAAGMPFDGRG
- a CDS encoding HpcH/HpaI aldolase/citrate lyase family protein translates to MAAHRPVDPAIARSWLLVPGTRVDLFDENAASRADAVVLDIEDAVDPSNKPQARQDVADWLRGGGRAWVRVNDVASPFWSDDLAVLAGIPTLLGIMLAKTETPDQVTSSFDRLGGTVPVVALIESAVGMEDAAHIAKARGSFRLAFGSGDFRRDTGMSADAEAMAYPRARLVIASRVGGLPGPIDGPTVGNSMPTLREHSAITVSMGMTGKLCLAAEQAPVINEVISPTPSEVAWALDFLADFESRGRVVRDGSDLPRLGRAQKIEKLAVAFGVHPS
- a CDS encoding DsbA family protein, whose translation is MSSDGSSNTPSSQRREAVREKAQQVQAQQARARRARRAWIVAGIVILVGALAASVTWAFASTAAKPQAEPQNLSNDGFHITSVAGIASTVGQVGSGATPTPTPSPAADPATPTPTPSSSAAAPVDIRVYVDFLSVGARQFQVANVQQLKKWVTEDAAKLTYYPVAMLTAKSNGTKYSLRSASAAACVATHSPDSFFAYANELLVKQPSADSDGLTDAALADLAAASGASDPKTVRSCIQNEDYAAWVKTVTDRAVSGVPGTKGVSLTGTPLVLVNGTPYMGALDDPAEFAQFVLTIASNSYYKSTVPTPTPTPTATP
- a CDS encoding ABC transporter ATP-binding protein; amino-acid sequence: MATVTFDNATRLYPGGTRPAVDKISLEVGDGEFLVLVGPSGCGKSTTLRMLAGLEEVNSGRILIGDRDVTDIPPKDRDIAMVFQNYALYPHMTVAENMGFALKIAGVGKEERAARVLEAAKLLDLEPYLTRKPKALSGGQRQRVAMGRAIVRNPQVFLMDEPLSNLDAKLRVQTRTQIASLTRRLGVTTVYVTHDQTEALTMGDRIAVLKDGVLQQVGNPRDLYASPKNVFVAGFIGSPAMNLFTTDVVDGGVKFGQSVVAVERETLANTGSQVTIGVRPEDIQVSTSSAEGLEVVVDLVEELGADGYLYGHADINGKRTDIVARVDGRIHPNAGETVNLTPTPHHVHLFDLESGERLGTKAVASA